AGGGAGTGCTTTAATCGTAGAAGAAATTTGTTGCAAATATAGATCTACCGACATAATCGAatcaggtacagtcatgagcaatatcatgtacccactttagaaccctatcgcactatcatatttgacttttaatgagacttacggtttaatttgtcaaaaaaattaatgacatggtttcaatgtgtatacatattagtactcgtgaccgtacttaaatagaaaatctaaatatcttataattcataaataaacaaGACAATATTTCAGCgataacaattttataattactttgtcATTAACATTTGTTTTCGtaatatttcatttaaaaattcgaaaCAATAAAAGCCAATACAAACACGTGTAAATAAATGACATAAAGTGATTTAATTATTACAAGTTATTCTCCTAGACCATGTAATTTGAAATCTTTTTCAGAACCTTTTCCAACGGAAGTATAGTCTAAGAATCGGATAAAGGAACGTAGATTTGCCAAATATTACTCGGTAGATCTCGCCCGTAAATGTCCAATAGGGTCTTCATTAAAGGCGCGCAAAtctaaaatagaatagaataaatagAAACAGCCAATATTACAGCAAtcataaatcagaatcattcacccaacttaattatcatagataaacttgttgaagattttatttaacatttttgaatccacgtcatttcgcaaggagttttggctgaggagaagaaacgataagaaactgcaacagcgacACATCTTTTTAAATCCATGTAGGTATTATTACAAGTTTTTTtagtaagtcttcttcttatcgtgtgggttgtgaggtgttgtaaccaacctcatcaaccctggagtcagggttattattgagccggatTTTAGTAAGTAGAGGACCACATTTAATACtaggatttttattatttaggtaatcgTAATGTTATAacctttttacataaagtaagcttcatatTAGCTagcacaaaattttattttctgacaaaatcaaaatattgaCTGGTAATTTAttgcaaaaataatatattattatatatatacttaaccccatttgggattacgggcgtgagtttatgtatgtatgtatgtatgtatatacttaatctagaattttggacagcaattttatttttgttccttgtattACAAACAAAGTGACAGACAATAGGTAATAGGTGTAGTAAATACTACTTTAGACAGTAAACATCGAAGAATTTCTGAGCTCTATCAGTGCGTGATCGAAACGAACATAATATGTTTAAATAGTAAGTATACTACTAGTCTATTATACTCATCACTGTAACATTGATGataatatgatattttttaaactaatttagTTTTTGGCTAAGTATTTTATGTTGTAAATGTTATAATCCAATTAATGTAatccaatacaataataattaattaattaaattaataataaaaaatacgaggagctcggtggcgcagcggtaaacgcgctcggtctgcgattgttgaagttaagcaactttcgcaaaggccggtcacaggatgggtgaccacaaaaaaaaagttttcatctcgagctcctccgtgcttcggaaggcacgttaagccgttggtcccgggtgcattagcagtcgttaataaccaccaatccgcaccgggcccgcgtggtggtttaaggcccgatttccctatccatccatagggaaggccagtgccccaacagtggggacgttaatgggctggtgatgatgaattaaattaaatgatgtGTAGgcttttcaaaattttatttttttctgggACGTCACTAATTTCTCTctcttttataaaatattcctAGATATGATATTCTATTACTGAACAAGACAAATTATCTGTCTTACTTTACAACACAGCTCCATTTAGATTTGATGGAGGtggaaaataaaatgtacttacttttcCGTAAAAACCCATAGACCAGCGGCCCACATTTATTCCTAGATTAGCATTAGTAGCACAATGGTTTATAATGATGTCGGTATTCACCTGGAAATAAAGACCAAGTTAATGCTGTTTATTGCTGATGAAAGCCTGTTATTATAAAGGTATCGGGAAAGCGGGATTGGATGTCAATTTCATcactaaaataaacaataattaaacaaagcgTGGAAGTCTAGTTCCGTGAAATACAGAACCCAATAAAACCCAGTCTCTAGCAACCAAATACAACTCAAAATACCAGCGGTATGTAtgcatataatattttatttaagaatatTAAATGCCACTTAAAAACAACATAtctataaacatttattttatattttcagacacttttaaatatatttgtacTTTCTAATTAGTATTTAAAcatatacaaaatatttaagaAATACACTCCCATTTTctaaaaaataagataagaaacCTTTACCTGAACCGGTTTCCCTTCTTGTTCGAATCTGGTTAAATCCGGTCTCATTTTGGGTAGCACGCGCCATCTGGTGTTAGAGACGGCATGCTCGCTCAGGTAGAGAGAGAACGGCCCCGTCAGGCCCGGGATAGGGTTCGGGTCGTACCGTATGTACAACGGCTGGAACGGAACATTTTCTCAGTTTCTCGAAGGTAACAGATTGTACAAAATGGGTTGGTTTAAGGAAAACTACTTGTCTGTACATGTGTTAAGGGAATAAACTCTAAAGTAACATAAAACGCATGTACGTTAGGCATTTATCTTTTCTTTAGGTAAGACTGACAGAAAGCTAAgtgaggttaaaaaggccacattgaaaaacaattcatctaaaaagtaaatattgtaatttgacatttgcgcatataaaagtgactGCGCAATATTAACAattatcaaatagcaatattgcttccttaGACGAATAGCTTCGATttgccctttttaacccccccagaacAGAAATAAAGAAATTCTAGTCTTTTTAATAAACTGCTCATAGTATAAAAACTAATAGATAGGTAACAGAAAAATGTATAAGTAACAATAGCTATTTAGCGGGATAtttaagaaattaaataaatagctacataccaaaaataatattgctttcCATTCAAGGGCGATACGgataaatataatttagtaagtatttacttattttaggaTCTCTTAGGGAATACATAGTAACAACTCCTGTGGGCACTGATAAATAATTCATACGCAATAGAGATCAGAGGCTAAGTAATTGTAGCATGGTTGGAATTGTAGTTGCTATGAGAAATATCTTACTACAATTGCtaagagaaatacaaataattattgatGAACGTAGTCTGAAATTACCTAAGTTGGTAAACTTGATATTTACGAGAAAATCTCTTGTTGAGACCAACTTTGGGCTTACAAATAGAAAGCTTTAAGTACTaaactttatttatattgttaaactatttaaagttaaaattaattaaagtaATCAATTTTACAGAAGTATTCAATGTCAAAATATTAAGTTTTGAACAAGAACTAGACTTTCAATCGTAATATCATCGCCTTATAGAGAAAATCACAAaacacctttttgaaaaaacatattttgatgtgatttttgttgaaaaatccaagaaaacaaaaatgtgaTCTTAGTTTTTCCTGGAATTAACTTAATTGAATCAAATagaagttttattaaaaaggcGCTTCCGTGGTTTTCAGACGACGATATGTAACCTTCTTTTTCTAATACTTACtgctaaaaatatttacttactttctttttctCAACGGATGACGCTAAGGCCAGCAGAAACTCCTGGTTATACTTAAGCTGCTCCCCCTCTCTATCGCAGTAGTCGGCGCTGGTGATGATAAAGGCGCATCGTTCCGTCGGTGTCTTCGACGGTAGCCCGACCAGAGTGCACCCGTCTTCCAACTCCTGAGAGTAGTTGATATCGTTGGAGGATATGCGACCTCCGAGGAGCAGACCGTTCAAGCCCTCCGTCGGGGGATCCGTTGCTATGGCAAAATAGTAGGataagcataacataagctcacgactctatcccaattggagtagtcaaaaagtacatctatcgcaagatgaattaagtacccacgcctcaccgagcttaaaCTTAGGGTAAGTATTCGTTtaaataaccaacctcatcaaccctgtcgcGGTTTTTATTGAGCGCCCATCGCCAAAGGTCCTTGACATGGGTTGACGTAGGTTTTTTCGGAAAACACGGAATCTTTAGACAATCACGTAATTCAGTCTACAATGTGATAACCAAACAAAATACAGTCTCactaagtaagtaatttccCAATCGTAAAGAACTCTGGACCTCCAAATTGAGAGCCGAACCTTTTAACAACTAAACCACAGATGCTATTAAAAGATGGATAATGTGGTAAGCATCAGTAAAAAAgttattactacttactaatgcaaTCGAGTGTCTGATTCGGCAAGTTCGGTACGTCAGCCATTACTTACAGGGTACGTGTGGTGCCAACAAACAAATCCTATTTCCAAAACGAATGCTCCCCGTTGACTGAGTCAGTACACAGGACTGCATCAGGTTGTCAGTCATTTTGCGGTATCTAGCCAACATTAAGTCCCCCTTCTTCATTTGGTCCAAAAATTGGTTTAGTTTATGCTGAAATATTTAAAAGGTAGCAaaaagttaacataatatttcgatcacagtcatcccgtgatcatggcacttgcaacagtgtcgaaatatcgggagtctcatatttccctgatttaaacgccgtaagaacccgttattaagtgttttaattatgataataaccgcgtaaacttaaaacaatgtaaaaagttAACATTTTTAAGGCTGGAAACTGCTGCTTGCTGTTTAGCATACTTATCATAGAAGTGAGCTAGGTCATGTTGCATCCAATATacctataagtaattattattatcgaaCGAAGATTGCGTTATCTTTACGACACAAAATAACCGCGTTCGTTATTATGACTTAAAAGCTCTAACTATCTAccaacttattgtagatagaCTATcgacttatatatataatatatatatatatatatatatatatatatatatatatatatatatataattttataatgtaaatagCTAGTTAGACACATATTACATACGTTTTATCTCCAAACTGAGTTAAAACTTAGAAACTACGTTTTTCAGAAGATTATATGGAAGTTTTCATTTCCATTATAATCTTCTGactaaatatatttgaattttagtagcctgctaattattaaatttaatttaattcaataTTAAACACGAAGTTTACTTTAAGTAAAATGCTAGCTAATGGGAAGTAAAATGATAGAAGTTAATTTAAAACATTCACTATATTTTTGGCCTGCGTTCTTCC
The Pectinophora gossypiella chromosome 2, ilPecGoss1.1, whole genome shotgun sequence genome window above contains:
- the LOC126375468 gene encoding cilia- and flagella-associated protein 161; translation: MTYNNNVLIGNWSEERLKNEYEFKLFLRKRDRRELLLQRSRTLFSNLLMERPLAISGNFVLYGYNVQVVASDMPVAKKKVEGHKQQYGLALSSVVSARQVDFLQNINDGCLMTLSPITTPCCRNTFVIVSADDESIHGTKMNYGDEFFLKAENYGDTTASPLYVRYIPQCTPAPADRMPLSLSTIKDTNCRWTTLPLLARDRLEGLGSPVRTGYRLIVKNCVADQNLCVMNQNWIQTFFGAHKLNQFLDQMKKGDLMLARYRKMTDNLMQSCVLTQSTGSIRFGNRICLLAPHVPSTDPPTEGLNGLLLGGRISSNDINYSQELEDGCTLVGLPSKTPTERCAFIITSADYCDREGEQLKYNQEFLLALASSVEKKKPLYIRYDPNPIPGLTGPFSLYLSEHAVSNTRWRVLPKMRPDLTRFEQEGKPVQVNTDIIINHCATNANLGINVGRWSMGFYGKICAPLMKTLLDIYGRDLPSNIWQIYVPLSDS